The genomic segment ACCCCGACTGGCGAGCAGTCCACAACGCACCAGTGACGCCCCCCGCCGGGCCGCTCATCAGCAGATTTACAGGTGCGTCGATGGCAGCGTCCACCGAGGCCAAGCCGCCGTCCGAGCGCAGCACATGGAGTTTGACGCCTGGCATCTTACGATCCAGTTCCCGGTGCAGGTTCTGCATGTAGCGCGCTACTTCCGGACGCACGTAGGAGTTCACCACGGTGGTCTCGGTGCGTTCGTACTCGTACATCTCCGGCATTACGTCGCTGGAGATGGAAACGATGATTCCAGGCAATTCCTCATGAGCAATTTCCTTGATGCGTCGCTCATGGGCACCGTTGGCGTAGGCGTTGATCAGACATACGGTCAGGGCTTCGATTCCCTTGTTCCTGAGACTCTGCAGATCCTGCCGCAGCCGGTCCTCGTTCAGTGGCCGAACTATCTCGCCCCTGGCCCCCATGCGTTCATCGGCTTCGATGGTGTTCTCCAGGGGGGCCATCAGGGGACGCTTGTTGTAAGTCACCCAGCCACCCAGACCACCAGGCACGAAGGAGCGAGCCATCTGCAGTACTTGACGATAGCCTTCGGTGGTCACCAGCCCCACCTGCGCCCCAGAGCCCGTCAGCACGGTGTTGGTGGCTACCGTGGTACCGTGCATGACATGGTTGATCCCCGCCGGATCAATGTCGTTCTGTTCGCACAGCCGATTGATGCCGTTCAGGATCCCCTGGGATTGGTCCCCGGGCGTCGAGGGAACTTTGGCCGAGTAGGTCTTGCCTGTCCGCTCGTCGATGAGTAGTAGGTCGGTGAATGTGCCGCCCACATCCACACCCAGTCGATAATGCTTGTCTACCATGTCTCGCCTCTCCCCCTTATTGAATGACGCCGTCTCGCCGCAACGCTTCGAGGCGAGATGACTCATAACCTAGCAATTCCTTCAGCACTGCTGTCGTGTGCTCCCCCAACAGTGGCGGCGCGCTGAAGCTGCCATCCACCGATTCCGACAGCTTCACCGGATTCCCGGGTAACTGGATGGTTTCTCCGCTTTGCAGTTGCACATCCACCACCATGTTGCGTGCCAACACCTGGGGGTCGTTGAGCGCGTGGGCAAAATCATTGACCGGCGCACAGGGAATCCGTGCCTCTCTGAATTTCTCCAGCCAGTACTCCGTGGTGTTCTGCGCCAACTCTTCTTGCACAATGGCGTCGATCTTGGCCTTCTCCGCATACCGCCCCGGCTGCTTGCGGTATTTCTCTTGCCTCAGCTCTTCCCGCGTAATCACGCCGGTAAACTTCTCGTAAAAGGCATCGCCAATACACGCGATGATCAGATAGCCATCCTGAGTCTTGTAGCTGTTGTAGGGCACGTGCACAAAATGTCCGTTGCCCATCGGTTCGGGCGTATCCCCAGACAACAGGTACATGGTCGCCATGTAGTTCAGCAAGGAAATCTGTACGTCCAGCATGGAGATATCCACGTGCTGACCGATACCCGTCTGCCCCCGGGACACAAGGGCGGCCAAGATGCCGACAACCCCGAATACGCCACCACCCAGGTCTCCAATGGGAATCCCGGAGCGCAACGGTTCGCCCCCGGGATAGCCGGTGATGGACATACCACCACCCATGCCCTGCACCACCTGGTCAAAAGCCGGCCGGTGAATTCCAGGACCTGTCTCCCCAAAACCCGACACCGAGCAGGTGATGATTCGGGGATTGATCGCCGAGAGCGTGGCATGGTCAATCTTCAGCCGCTCGGTTACGCCTACGCTGAAGTTGTCCAGAACGATGTCAGCATGCTTCACCAATTCGTAGAACACCTCCCGACCCGCTTCGCTCTTCAGATCAACACAGATGCTTTCCTTGCCGCGATTGAGTGTCAGGTAGTACGCACCCATTCCCTGCCTCGAATAGGCCTCGCTTTCCGCCAGCAACTGGCGCGTACCTTCTCCACTCCCGGGTGGCTCAACCTTGATCGTCCTCGCACCCAGATCCGTCAATATCATCGCCCCATAGGGCCCTGACAGCATGTGCGTCAGATCCAGGATCACTACCCCGGACAACGCACCCTTCCCCTTCTTTTCTCCCATCAACTTCTCCACACCATAACTTCAGTTACATCAGACATAGCAAGAGATAGGCCAGCTACACTAACGCCACAAGAGACTGATTAATATACATTTTTTATTTAATACTATTTTGACATATATCTTTTTGTTCAAATGGCACACCGTAATGTGCAGTTGAAACACTCATGAAACATCCCGAATGTGCGCAATCTTCAAAACAGTTTTACGTGCACAGAACCCTTAAAGACATCTATCCCGTCTGTCATCAATTCTTCGTAAAGGAAGTTTCAGCGTATGTGGCAAACCCACCACGGCTGAGCCGTGGTCATATCGCCACCCACTAGCAAAGGACAATAGTCGCAATATTCCAAATACACATCACCTTGAGCGTAACTGAACGCCTTAAATGGATCTCTGGCCTGCTTATTGCTGTTAGGTAAATTGAATTCAGCCTATGTTTCGCAATATCGATGAGCACGAGGAGAAGGGATGTATTTTCAGCCCCAGAAAAACGCATCGAGGAGGATGACGAGCATCGGCTTGGTTGTTCTGCTTCATATCGGCATTGGGTATGCATTGCTCACGGGCCTGCATCGGGCCGTGGTTGACGTGATTCGCGACCCGTTTGACGTCAACATTATCGAGGACGCGAAGAAGCCGCCCCCCGACAAACCGCCCCCCCCGCCGCCGAAGAATCTTCCGCCCCCGCCCCCGCCGCCGCAGGTTCCCATGCCTGAAGTCGCCTTGCCCGCGGCAACGGTGTCCTCGGGGCCGACCATCACGGTCGCGACCAAGCAGGAGGCGCCCCCGCCCCCGGTCGCCAGCGTGCGTGTCCCGCCAGTCGTCAGCGCCAGTTCCTGTACCAAACCGGAATACCCTGCCGCATCCAAGCGACTGGAGGAAGAAGGTACGGTTGTATTGAACTTCCTGATCGACGTCGACGGTCGCGTGGTTCAAGGCAAGGTGGAGGGAACCAGTGGTTTTGAGCGCCTCGACAAAGCAGCGCTCGATGCTCTAGGTCGTTGTCAGTTCAAGCCTGGCTCTGTCGATGGCAGACCCGAGCAGGCCTGGGCAAAAATGAAATACACCTTCAAGCTCCAGAACTAACGGGGCACTTTCTAGATATACATTTTGTAGTTTGTTTATTCAGTCGGAGGAGACTTGCCCATGACTAACCGGTTCACTGCATTCATCGCGGCCGTGCTGATCGCCAGCGCTACTGCCACCCCCCTGTTGATGTCCCAAGCGGCCCACGCCGAAGAGACGCCCGCTGCCGCCGCCCCCGCCGCTGCTGCCGAACCGGCCGCACCCGCCGCCGTGACGGAAAAGGCCACCGTGGATAACCCCTATGGCCTGGAAGCCCTCTGGATGCAGGGTGACTTCGTGGCCAAGACCGTGCTGATCACCCTGGTCATCATGTCCATGGGGACCTGGTACATTGGCATCGCCAAGTACATTGAGCAGGCCAAGCTGCTGAAGCAGGGCAAGGCCGCCAACGAAGCCTTCTGGCGGGCCGGTTCGGTCCAGTCGGGTCTCAGTGAAATGGCCGATGACTCCGCGTTCCGCTTCATTGCGGAAAACGGCGTCAAGGCGGCGACGCACCACGAAGGCACCATGGTCGAACAGATCGACCTCAACGAATGGGTGACGATGTCGATCCAGCGCGCCGTGGAAGGCGTGGCCAACCGCATGCAGGGTGGCCTGGCCTTCCTCGCCACCGTGGGTTCCACGGCCCCCTTCGTTGGCTTGTTCGGTACCGTGTGGGGCATCTATCATGCCCTGACCGCCATCGGCATCGCCGGCCAGGCCTCCATCGACAAGGTGGCCGGCCCCGTGGGTGAAGCGCTGATCATGACCGCCATCGGTCTGGCCGTGGCCGTGCCCGCCGTGCTGGGCTACAACTGGCTGGTCCGTCGCAACAAGATCGCCATGGACTTGGTCAAGACCTTCGGTGCCGACCTGCACATGGTGCTGATCAGCGGCGGCAACAAGTCCAAGAAGGGTGCCTGATAATGGCCATGAACGTCGGTCCCGCGGAGGGGAGTGACGAAGACGAGGTGGTGTCGGCTATCAACACCACCCCGTTGGTGGATGTGATGCTGGTGCTGCTGATCATCTTCCTGATCACCATCCCGGTTGTGACCCAGTCCATCCAGGTGCAGCTGCCGAACGAACGCAACATCGCAACGCAGACCAAACCGGAAAACGTGGTGATCGCCGTCGACAGCAATGCCAACATCTACTGGAACACCACCCGGGTCAGCAATGACGAGTTGCTCTCCCGGCTCAAGGAAGTCTCGGTGATGGTGCCTCAGCCCGAGGTCCATATCCGCGGCGACCAGTTTGGTGACTACGAAGGGGTGGGCAAGGTGGTGGTGGCCTGTCAGCGAGCCGGCATCGTGAAGATTGGCTTCATTACCGAGCCGGTCAATCAAGGCGGCTGATTTTCCCCGAAAGGAACTCGCAGACTATGGGAATGAACGTCGGTTCCAGCAGTTCGAAGGATTTGGACGTGGTGGTGGACATCAACACCACGCCCCTCATCGACGTGATGCTGGTGCTCCTCATCATGCTGATCATCACCATCCCGATTCAGACACATGCGGTGAAGATCAACATGCCGGTCAATAGCCCGCCAAAATCGGACAAGCCGCCTGTTGTTGTGAAGTTGAACATCGATGCAGAAGGCGTGATCCACTGGAATGACGAAGTGATTCCCGACAAAGCATTGCTGCAAACACGCTTCCAGCAAATCCTTGCCGAGCCGGAAGTCCCTGAAGTCCATCTACGCCCCGACCGTGGCGCAAAGTACAAGGTCGTGGCCATGGTGCTTGCCAGTGCACAGCGTTTAGGCGTGACCAAAATCGGCATCGTCGGTGGCGAGCAATTCATGTAGTTCCGCCTCAGTGACACGTCAATAATAACCAGGAGGAAATGTGAAAAATAAATTTGTCCAGTCCATAGTTTTGCTCAGCGGACTTTGGTGCAGCCTTGTCGCCATCACAGCCACCGCCGCCCCGGTGGAGACGGATCAACGGATTCCCGTGGATGTCCGTCGCACTACCCTACTGGTGCGAGATATAGACAAGTCACTGCCTCTATATAGGGATGCTTTGGGAATGAAGGTCGTCTATGACCAGCAAATCGGTGACTCCCTTGGCAGCAACATTCCTCCAACCATTCGATTGGTGCTGTTGCGAGCCAATGACAACTATGTAGGTCTGTTAGGTCTGATGCAGCGCCTTGACGATCACACCAGTCCCCCACCCGAATTAAGAAAACCCCGGGCCGGTAATCCCATCGTGGTTATCAACGCTAGTGACCTTGAAGAGCGTTTTGAAAGAGTCCGCTCTACACCTGGCGTGACTGTTGAAACACCACCAACTCGTATCGAATATCCCTCTCCCGGAGGCACTTCAATCCCGGTGTTGTTCAGCGCAATCTACGATCCCGACGGCTTCTTTATTGAAGTTAACAAGTTGCTTGGGGCACCGGCTGGAACCCAGGCCTCGGGCAACGAAAACAACAAGCCGTAACGACTCAATGCGTCCCGCTGTCCGTCTTGACGAAAGTGACAAAATGAACCGATCCCTGTACGCTCAACGCTTGACCCTGAACGCAATCTATCCTTGGCTAGTTGCATTCTTAGCCATGTCGATTCTGTTGGTCACCAACGGTCTGACCACTACCGGTATCACCGCCTTCGACGAATCCCTGCTTAGAGAATTCGGCTGGAGCCGGGGCCAACTCAAACTGCGTGATCTAATCACATTGGGTACAGCCGGACTATTAGCACCATTCGCGGGTGCCCTAATTGACCGCTTTGGTGTCCGACGACTGATACTGGCCGGGAGTTTGCTATTTGCTGGCCTCTATTACGGGTACGGGCTTATCGAAAGCAATATTCACATGTATTTCATTCATGCCGGTTTTGGCCTGGTACTGGTCTGCGCCGGCCTAAACGTCTCCGTAATTCTGGTATCCCAGTGGTTCGTAAAGTACCGGGGGCGCGCAATCGGCATTGCCCTTGTTGGGAGCAGTCTCGGGGGCGTCATATTCCCACCGATCGTGCTGGCCCTCATCGACAGCGGTGGCTGGCGCGGTGGCTTCCAAATGCTGGCCGCCGCAGCACTATTACTGTTCGCCGCGGCTTACATAATCGTCCGACGTCCTGAAGAACGTGGATTAAAACCCCTAGGTGCAGAAGACACCCAATCGGCTACGTCAAAAACCACCAATAACGCAAATGACGTGCGCTATCGTGATGCACTTCGGACGCGAAGTTTCTGGGCACTCGCATTCGTTGCAATGACCACTTTCTACTCCATCCTTGCAATGGCCTCGCATCTTTTTCTGCACCTCCGTGACATCGGATTTGATCCAAAAACCGCGGGTAGTGGCCTCTCTATATTGTTCGGACTCGGGCTAACTAGCAAGTTTTTCTTCGGTTTCATCTCTGACCTAATCAATCCCAAAAAAGTTTTTATCGCGAATGTCACGGTAATGCTTATCGGCATACTGACACTCGCCACATTCAACAGGGATCTAATTTGGATCGGTATCGTAGTCACTGGCTTTGGCTGGGGAGGACTCTATACAATGATTCAACTCCAGGCGGTCAATAATTTTGGCGTTACTGATGCAGGAAAAATCTTAGGGACCATCACAATGCTGGACTCCATCGGCGGTGGTCTCGGAATTTGGCTTACAGGAATTTTATTTGATCGCTATGGTAGTTATCACATTCCATTCTATGTATTGAGCCTACTCCTTTCCCTTGCTCTCATGGCGTCATTCTTCGTACGAAAGGAAGTTGGACGCATTTCCCATAGGCGTTGAATCGGTCCTGTTATTCGTCGATGCGCTTTGTTTTTTTCAGAACTATGCGGAGTGGATCTGGTGGAGATCGATATCGAGATCAGCGAGCAGCTCGACATCATTCCGCAGCAGGTGCGCGTCATCCAGCATCAGCGGGTGAAATACGCCTGCCCATGTTGCGACGAGGGGATCAAGGTCACCCCGGCGCCAGCACGGATC from the Denitratisoma oestradiolicum genome contains:
- a CDS encoding MFS transporter; this encodes MNRSLYAQRLTLNAIYPWLVAFLAMSILLVTNGLTTTGITAFDESLLREFGWSRGQLKLRDLITLGTAGLLAPFAGALIDRFGVRRLILAGSLLFAGLYYGYGLIESNIHMYFIHAGFGLVLVCAGLNVSVILVSQWFVKYRGRAIGIALVGSSLGGVIFPPIVLALIDSGGWRGGFQMLAAAALLLFAAAYIIVRRPEERGLKPLGAEDTQSATSKTTNNANDVRYRDALRTRSFWALAFVAMTTFYSILAMASHLFLHLRDIGFDPKTAGSGLSILFGLGLTSKFFFGFISDLINPKKVFIANVTVMLIGILTLATFNRDLIWIGIVVTGFGWGGLYTMIQLQAVNNFGVTDAGKILGTITMLDSIGGGLGIWLTGILFDRYGSYHIPFYVLSLLLSLALMASFFVRKEVGRISHRR
- a CDS encoding MotA/TolQ/ExbB proton channel family protein, with translation MTNRFTAFIAAVLIASATATPLLMSQAAHAEETPAAAAPAAAAEPAAPAAVTEKATVDNPYGLEALWMQGDFVAKTVLITLVIMSMGTWYIGIAKYIEQAKLLKQGKAANEAFWRAGSVQSGLSEMADDSAFRFIAENGVKAATHHEGTMVEQIDLNEWVTMSIQRAVEGVANRMQGGLAFLATVGSTAPFVGLFGTVWGIYHALTAIGIAGQASIDKVAGPVGEALIMTAIGLAVAVPAVLGYNWLVRRNKIAMDLVKTFGADLHMVLISGGNKSKKGA
- a CDS encoding VOC family protein, whose product is MKNKFVQSIVLLSGLWCSLVAITATAAPVETDQRIPVDVRRTTLLVRDIDKSLPLYRDALGMKVVYDQQIGDSLGSNIPPTIRLVLLRANDNYVGLLGLMQRLDDHTSPPPELRKPRAGNPIVVINASDLEERFERVRSTPGVTVETPPTRIEYPSPGGTSIPVLFSAIYDPDGFFIEVNKLLGAPAGTQASGNENNKP
- a CDS encoding energy transducer TonB, with amino-acid sequence MYFQPQKNASRRMTSIGLVVLLHIGIGYALLTGLHRAVVDVIRDPFDVNIIEDAKKPPPDKPPPPPPKNLPPPPPPPQVPMPEVALPAATVSSGPTITVATKQEAPPPPVASVRVPPVVSASSCTKPEYPAASKRLEEEGTVVLNFLIDVDGRVVQGKVEGTSGFERLDKAALDALGRCQFKPGSVDGRPEQAWAKMKYTFKLQN
- a CDS encoding ExbD/TolR family protein, producing MNVGPAEGSDEDEVVSAINTTPLVDVMLVLLIIFLITIPVVTQSIQVQLPNERNIATQTKPENVVIAVDSNANIYWNTTRVSNDELLSRLKEVSVMVPQPEVHIRGDQFGDYEGVGKVVVACQRAGIVKIGFITEPVNQGG
- a CDS encoding CaiB/BaiF CoA transferase family protein, with the translated sequence MGEKKGKGALSGVVILDLTHMLSGPYGAMILTDLGARTIKVEPPGSGEGTRQLLAESEAYSRQGMGAYYLTLNRGKESICVDLKSEAGREVFYELVKHADIVLDNFSVGVTERLKIDHATLSAINPRIITCSVSGFGETGPGIHRPAFDQVVQGMGGGMSITGYPGGEPLRSGIPIGDLGGGVFGVVGILAALVSRGQTGIGQHVDISMLDVQISLLNYMATMYLLSGDTPEPMGNGHFVHVPYNSYKTQDGYLIIACIGDAFYEKFTGVITREELRQEKYRKQPGRYAEKAKIDAIVQEELAQNTTEYWLEKFREARIPCAPVNDFAHALNDPQVLARNMVVDVQLQSGETIQLPGNPVKLSESVDGSFSAPPLLGEHTTAVLKELLGYESSRLEALRRDGVIQ
- a CDS encoding ExbD/TolR family protein codes for the protein MNVGSSSSKDLDVVVDINTTPLIDVMLVLLIMLIITIPIQTHAVKINMPVNSPPKSDKPPVVVKLNIDAEGVIHWNDEVIPDKALLQTRFQQILAEPEVPEVHLRPDRGAKYKVVAMVLASAQRLGVTKIGIVGGEQFM
- a CDS encoding IS66 family transposase zinc-finger binding domain-containing protein is translated as MDLVEIDIEISEQLDIIPQQVRVIQHQRVKYACPCCDEGIKVTPAPARIIPGNLPISRGERK